A single genomic interval of Rosistilla ulvae harbors:
- a CDS encoding acetyl-CoA carboxylase carboxyltransferase subunit alpha — MDAGTTLDFEKSVAELQQQLAAIEKQTDRSDAAETEIRNLRRQINEELRQIYANLDPWQTVQVARHKDRPYTNDYLKLAFDEFVELHGDKQFGDDRALLTGFAKIDRFKVIVAGHQKGRTYKERAACHFGCAHPEGYRKAMSKMKMAEKYRLPLICFIDTPGAYPGVGAEERGQAQVIAESMFQMSRLKTPIICVVIGEGGSGGALGIGVGDRVAVMENAYYSVISPEGCAGILWKSHEHAPKAAKALKFTSKDLPGLGVVDDVLPEPLGGAHRDHHQAASRLRSYLTRTLTQLESLPVEELLAQRYEKFRRMGVFLEAAEAAV; from the coding sequence ATGGATGCTGGCACGACTTTGGACTTTGAGAAAAGTGTGGCTGAGTTGCAGCAGCAGCTTGCTGCGATCGAGAAGCAGACCGATCGCAGCGACGCCGCGGAGACGGAGATCCGAAACCTGCGACGACAGATCAATGAAGAGCTGCGGCAGATCTACGCCAATCTCGATCCGTGGCAGACGGTTCAGGTCGCGCGGCACAAAGACCGTCCGTATACGAACGACTATCTGAAGCTAGCGTTCGACGAGTTTGTCGAACTGCATGGCGACAAGCAGTTCGGCGACGACCGGGCGCTGTTGACCGGGTTTGCGAAGATCGATCGCTTCAAAGTGATCGTCGCCGGGCATCAGAAAGGCCGTACCTATAAGGAACGCGCCGCGTGCCACTTCGGATGCGCCCATCCCGAAGGCTATCGCAAGGCGATGAGCAAGATGAAGATGGCCGAGAAATATCGGCTGCCTCTGATCTGCTTCATCGACACTCCCGGTGCCTATCCCGGCGTCGGTGCCGAGGAACGGGGCCAGGCTCAAGTGATCGCCGAAAGCATGTTCCAGATGAGCCGGCTGAAGACGCCGATCATCTGCGTCGTGATCGGTGAAGGGGGGAGCGGCGGCGCTTTGGGGATCGGCGTCGGCGATCGCGTGGCCGTGATGGAGAACGCGTATTATTCCGTCATTAGTCCCGAGGGCTGTGCGGGCATTCTGTGGAAGAGCCACGAGCACGCGCCGAAGGCCGCCAAGGCGTTGAAGTTCACTTCGAAGGATTTGCCCGGACTTGGCGTCGTCGACGACGTGTTGCCCGAACCGCTGGGCGGTGCGCATCGCGATCATCATCAAGCGGCTTCGCGTCTGCGTAGCTATTTGACGCGGACGCTGACTCAATTGGAATCGCTGCCGGTCGAAGAGTTGCTGGCTCAGCGTTACGAGAAGTTTCGCCGGATGGGCGTCTTCCTGGAGGCGGCCGAAGCGGCTGTCTGA
- a CDS encoding metal-dependent hydrolase — translation MPSIRRSAPRAKINQIGLGSEGRSRLFNSMAGFKTHMTGSTVVGIGYGYLGATQFGMSLESCLLAGGLCSVSGMLPDLDSDSGVPLRETAMFASAVVPMMLLHRLQDLGLRRETMIAVAGVVYAFMRFVLVEVFKKYTVHRGMWHSIPAAVSVGLIAYLLLHCAEEDVRIYKSMGVFLGFMVHLVLDEIWSIEFGVTGLRFKKSFGTAMKFWGNNFLANVSVYGKLGILVYMVYHDHSFMLHQHLPEAPQFEQMAEPWMLPQSPSPQPGWR, via the coding sequence GTGCCAAGTATACGTAGGTCCGCGCCGCGGGCGAAGATCAATCAGATCGGCCTTGGCAGCGAGGGGCGATCGCGGTTATTTAATAGCATGGCCGGATTCAAGACACACATGACGGGAAGCACCGTCGTCGGCATCGGATACGGTTATCTGGGAGCAACCCAATTTGGGATGTCTCTGGAATCGTGCTTGTTAGCCGGAGGCCTGTGCAGTGTCAGCGGGATGCTGCCCGATTTGGACAGCGATTCAGGGGTACCGCTGCGCGAAACGGCGATGTTCGCATCGGCTGTGGTTCCGATGATGTTGCTCCATCGGTTGCAGGACTTGGGCCTGCGGCGCGAGACGATGATTGCGGTGGCCGGCGTCGTCTATGCCTTCATGCGATTTGTCCTCGTCGAAGTTTTCAAAAAGTACACCGTTCATCGCGGGATGTGGCACAGCATTCCCGCGGCCGTTTCGGTCGGCTTGATCGCGTATCTGTTGCTGCATTGTGCGGAGGAGGATGTGCGGATCTACAAAAGCATGGGAGTCTTCCTCGGCTTCATGGTCCATCTGGTCTTGGATGAAATTTGGTCGATCGAGTTTGGGGTCACTGGGCTCCGTTTCAAAAAGTCGTTTGGGACGGCGATGAAATTTTGGGGCAACAACTTTTTGGCCAACGTCTCGGTCTACGGGAAGCTTGGCATCTTGGTCTACATGGTCTATCACGACCACTCGTTCATGTTGCATCAGCATCTCCCCGAAGCGCCGCAGTTCGAACAGATGGCCGAGCCGTGGATGCTGCCGCAATCTCCCTCGCCGCAACCGGGCTGGCGCTAG
- a CDS encoding serine/threonine-protein kinase: MAKMRDFLGPYRLVRLIRNGATSQIWEAVEDASDNRVAIKLLKDNFKDDKEEIASLKNEFEVASSMNSPLVLKAFHHGVENGIPHNVFELASETSFRNLVRMGVDAYGFMLQKMIQKSAEGLYYMHTKDWIHRDIKPDNFLVTREGDVKLIDYRIAEKKRTGLKAMFYKPKVQGTRSYMSPEQIRAKGIDERSDMYSYGCTLFELVTGKPPYTATSPTELLNKHLTGQVVSPLAGNPNVSPEFSELIKKMMAKKKESRPASMWEFLKELRAITLFKKSPRIPDVHPFDQLEKGEKGFNLD, encoded by the coding sequence ATGGCGAAGATGCGCGACTTCCTCGGCCCATATCGACTTGTCCGTTTGATCCGCAACGGAGCGACATCGCAGATCTGGGAAGCTGTCGAAGATGCGTCGGACAATCGTGTTGCGATCAAGTTGTTGAAAGACAATTTCAAGGATGACAAAGAAGAGATCGCATCGCTGAAGAACGAATTCGAAGTCGCTTCGTCGATGAACAGCCCGCTGGTCCTGAAGGCCTTCCATCACGGCGTGGAGAACGGGATCCCACACAACGTCTTCGAATTGGCTAGCGAGACTTCGTTCCGCAATCTGGTGCGAATGGGAGTCGACGCCTACGGCTTCATGCTCCAGAAGATGATCCAGAAATCGGCCGAAGGTTTGTATTACATGCACACCAAGGATTGGATCCATCGCGATATCAAACCGGACAACTTCCTGGTCACTCGCGAGGGGGACGTCAAGCTGATCGATTATCGGATCGCCGAGAAGAAGCGGACTGGGCTGAAGGCGATGTTCTACAAGCCGAAGGTTCAAGGGACGCGCAGTTATATGTCCCCCGAGCAGATTCGGGCCAAGGGAATCGATGAACGTTCGGACATGTATTCTTATGGCTGTACTTTGTTCGAGCTGGTGACCGGCAAGCCACCTTATACCGCGACCAGCCCCACCGAGCTGCTCAATAAGCACCTGACGGGCCAGGTCGTTAGTCCACTGGCTGGGAACCCCAATGTGTCGCCGGAGTTTTCCGAGCTGATCAAAAAAATGATGGCAAAGAAAAAGGAGAGCCGTCCGGCGTCGATGTGGGAGTTCTTGAAGGAGTTGCGGGCGATCACACTGTTCAAAAAGTCACCTCGGATTCCCGACGTCCATCCGTTTGATCAGCTGGAAAAGGGCGAAAAAGGCTTCAATTTGGACTGA
- a CDS encoding serine/threonine-protein kinase, producing MAKARDFFGSYRLTRLIRMGSACQVWEAINETDQKRYALKVLRDELRGDKAEVAGLKYEYDVATQVGPSPRLIKIHDFVTDPKSAYLVLELFSELNMKQALRHGPDSLAYMLNKVVEQSAEGLYFMHTKGWLHCDIKPDNFLVSREGVVKLIDFQISQKKKTGLSKLFGKKSQIQGTRSYMSPEQIRGKNMDERSDIYSYGCVLYEVATGKPPYTGESPNDLLNKHLSAPIPTPLTSNENVSQDFADLIKRMLSKKPEHRPESMWEFLKLVRGMRLFKKQPKKLDVDVFDVASGFKSPEDLLKH from the coding sequence ATGGCTAAGGCCCGGGACTTCTTCGGTTCCTATCGATTGACACGCCTGATCCGAATGGGCAGTGCATGCCAGGTTTGGGAAGCCATTAATGAGACGGACCAGAAGCGGTACGCGTTGAAGGTGCTTCGCGATGAATTGCGAGGCGACAAGGCGGAGGTTGCGGGGCTGAAGTACGAATACGACGTCGCAACTCAGGTCGGGCCGAGCCCGCGGTTGATCAAGATCCACGATTTTGTGACCGATCCGAAGTCGGCTTATCTGGTGCTGGAACTGTTCAGCGAATTGAACATGAAGCAGGCGTTGCGGCACGGGCCCGACTCGCTGGCCTACATGCTGAACAAGGTCGTTGAACAGTCGGCCGAAGGTTTGTATTTCATGCACACCAAGGGCTGGCTGCACTGCGACATCAAACCCGACAACTTTCTGGTCAGCCGGGAAGGGGTCGTCAAGCTGATCGACTTCCAGATCTCGCAGAAGAAGAAAACCGGGCTGTCGAAACTGTTCGGCAAGAAATCGCAGATCCAGGGGACACGCAGCTATATGTCGCCCGAGCAGATTCGCGGCAAGAACATGGACGAGCGGTCGGATATCTATTCGTACGGTTGCGTGTTGTACGAAGTGGCAACCGGCAAGCCGCCGTATACGGGCGAATCGCCTAACGATTTGTTGAACAAGCATCTCAGCGCCCCGATCCCCACGCCGTTGACCAGCAACGAAAACGTCTCCCAAGATTTCGCGGATCTGATCAAACGGATGCTCTCTAAGAAGCCAGAGCATCGGCCCGAATCGATGTGGGAATTTTTGAAGCTGGTTCGTGGGATGCGGTTGTTCAAGAAACAGCCCAAGAAGTTGGATGTGGACGTGTTTGATGTCGCGTCGGGATTCAAGTCGCCCGAGGACCTGCTGAAACATTAA
- the dtd gene encoding D-aminoacyl-tRNA deacylase — protein sequence MRAVIQRVSEASVTVDDQVVGAIELGFLVLLGVENGDTETDANYLADKTIGLRVFADADDKMNLDIAQVGGKLLAVSQFTLLGDCRKGRRPAFTDAADPEIARQLYEHYCQRIRTAGIEVQTGIFAADMQVHLVNQGPVTLLLDSRKRW from the coding sequence GTGCGAGCTGTCATCCAAAGAGTTTCGGAAGCATCGGTTACTGTCGACGACCAAGTAGTCGGAGCGATCGAGCTTGGGTTCCTGGTCTTGCTGGGAGTCGAAAATGGAGACACCGAGACCGACGCGAACTATCTGGCCGACAAGACGATTGGGCTGCGAGTGTTCGCCGACGCCGACGACAAGATGAATCTGGACATCGCGCAGGTCGGCGGCAAGTTGTTGGCAGTCAGCCAGTTCACGTTGTTAGGCGACTGTCGTAAAGGTCGCCGCCCGGCGTTCACCGACGCCGCCGATCCCGAGATCGCTCGGCAGCTGTACGAACACTACTGCCAACGTATCCGCACCGCGGGAATCGAAGTCCAGACAGGTATCTTCGCCGCCGACATGCAGGTCCACTTGGTGAACCAAGGCCCCGTGACGCTGCTGTTGGACAGCCGCAAACGTTGGTAG
- the corA gene encoding magnesium/cobalt transporter CorA has protein sequence MSLQAARNIMLESIDKLSKRMSRPRVVVGGIPGALESHPGSVKGQIRLIQYNEHSSTDKVVESVAELVDWVSHRKPPESYAGLAPTVPGNGATPAHARRTTWIDIDGVGDVAMLEELGKLFDIHPLAMEDVVNVHQHAKFEYYGDTMFFVARMPIDGGGFNTEQVGIFLIGDVVITIQERPGDCLEPVRHRIANAAGRIRERHSDYLAYSIIDAVIDGYFPLLDRYAEVLDDAAEVLQQGGDRSLPLQLHAIRADLLLIRKVVNQHRSAINVVLRDVGYRMEEDTALYFRDCQDHLQHLIEAADTDRETCAELRELYFAMLSERNNDVMKVLTIIATIFIPMSFVAGIYGMNFDSNVSEWNMPELQWTYGYPFALGLMTLMAGGLLAYLYRKGWLTK, from the coding sequence GTGTCACTGCAGGCCGCGCGAAACATCATGCTCGAATCGATCGACAAGCTATCGAAGCGGATGTCGCGTCCGCGGGTTGTCGTCGGAGGCATTCCGGGAGCGCTGGAATCGCATCCGGGGAGCGTCAAAGGGCAGATTCGTCTGATCCAGTACAACGAACATTCGTCGACCGATAAGGTTGTCGAATCGGTGGCTGAGTTGGTCGATTGGGTGTCGCATCGCAAGCCGCCCGAATCGTACGCTGGGTTGGCGCCGACGGTTCCTGGCAATGGTGCCACGCCAGCACACGCTCGCCGCACGACCTGGATCGACATCGATGGTGTCGGCGATGTCGCGATGTTGGAAGAGCTTGGTAAGCTGTTCGATATCCATCCGTTGGCGATGGAAGATGTCGTGAATGTTCATCAGCATGCCAAGTTTGAATATTACGGCGACACGATGTTTTTTGTCGCTCGGATGCCGATCGACGGAGGCGGGTTTAATACCGAACAGGTAGGCATCTTTCTGATCGGTGATGTCGTGATCACGATTCAAGAGCGACCCGGGGATTGCTTGGAACCGGTTCGCCATCGAATCGCCAACGCTGCGGGACGGATTCGCGAGCGGCATTCCGACTACCTGGCCTATTCGATTATCGACGCGGTCATCGATGGCTACTTTCCGTTGTTGGACCGGTATGCCGAAGTGTTGGATGACGCCGCCGAGGTGTTGCAGCAAGGAGGCGACCGATCGCTGCCGCTGCAGTTGCATGCGATCCGCGCCGATCTGTTGTTGATTCGCAAAGTCGTCAACCAGCATCGCTCGGCAATTAATGTTGTGCTGCGCGATGTGGGCTATCGGATGGAGGAGGATACCGCGTTGTACTTCCGCGATTGCCAAGACCATTTGCAGCATTTGATCGAAGCGGCCGACACCGATCGCGAAACCTGTGCCGAACTCCGAGAGCTTTACTTCGCCATGCTCAGCGAACGGAACAACGATGTGATGAAAGTGCTAACGATCATCGCGACGATCTTTATTCCGATGAGCTTTGTCGCCGGGATCTATGGGATGAATTTCGACAGCAACGTATCGGAATGGAATATGCCCGAACTGCAATGGACCTATGGGTATCCGTTTGCGTTGGGGTTGATGACGTTGATGGCGGGCGGCCTGCTGGCCTATCTGTATCGCAAGGGTTGGCTGACGAAGTAG
- a CDS encoding CvpA family protein, with the protein METYDIIMLIALAAATILGAIKGFAWQVASLASISLSYWVAMRFREPFSQQIHAEPPWNMFLAMFILFTGTMIAIWILFRMLSRTIDRLRLRTFDHQLGGILGLAKGVIYCILITMFALSLLGDSVRTQIVQSRSGYYIAKLLSYSDKVIPAELQEIVGPYLDRLDEQLRADGNASTGPAQPLPWSDNESAAGAIVDAVQQNLQLPNDSENLIPAELLTPKFFDQLQP; encoded by the coding sequence ATGGAAACCTACGACATCATCATGCTGATCGCGCTGGCTGCCGCCACGATCCTCGGCGCGATCAAAGGCTTCGCCTGGCAAGTCGCGTCGCTCGCATCGATCTCGCTCAGCTACTGGGTGGCGATGCGTTTCCGCGAACCGTTCTCGCAACAGATTCATGCCGAGCCGCCGTGGAATATGTTCCTGGCGATGTTCATCCTGTTCACAGGCACGATGATCGCGATCTGGATCTTATTCCGAATGCTATCGCGCACGATCGACCGCCTGAGACTCCGAACCTTCGACCATCAACTCGGCGGAATCCTCGGACTGGCCAAGGGCGTGATCTATTGCATCCTGATCACGATGTTCGCGCTCTCGCTGCTGGGCGATTCGGTCCGCACGCAGATCGTGCAATCGCGGAGCGGATACTACATCGCCAAGCTCCTCAGCTACAGCGACAAAGTCATCCCGGCCGAACTGCAAGAGATCGTCGGTCCGTACCTGGATCGACTGGACGAACAATTGCGAGCCGACGGCAACGCGTCGACCGGTCCGGCGCAACCGTTGCCGTGGAGCGACAATGAATCCGCGGCCGGCGCGATCGTCGACGCGGTGCAGCAGAATCTGCAACTGCCCAACGACAGCGAGAACCTGATTCCAGCCGAGCTGCTGACGCCCAAATTCTTCGACCAGCTCCAGCCATAA
- a CDS encoding mechanosensitive ion channel domain-containing protein: MPVVAPGAVPVAAPVESQRVVPASFNESPSLETAVVTRELLASELAAIEATTDLAEEIRKACTERINKAKEWIDSEEASRKRQQEIEAYLPTIGDLVAETKAALEKPADAEFGANPSGNTIAELESQLAALRQQVEADEAQFAAKGKELEGRTARLADLAKEVVELEQKIAENAKQAAAATGTDLNAHVQALELRAKSQCRQQQLVTTKLERRRLDETGTLLPLEHDLAQRNLNGRKRMLARWQTAIDQWRKEESLRQATEARRIAETSHPALKSLAEQNAEIAERRIATAAGIERVTKTIKELKEKIQQYEADFETLRDKVEHAGTTSTTGLLLRKQRSELPRMSEFEERTKYIQAEMPAAHLQLTEWKQMRRAVADPEEAAAEMFDSLDASLGDYDRQQVIDVLVRVLRDRRDLLAKAIPDQDTLLQDLNELELVDHRLEALVEEFREFLNQRVLWIRSSDAIELEDVRAGIQGLGTLVNPVRWGQVLRVAGVDLLRRPAAALSLLAFVILLIIFRARLRQTQSNLSDPPAAGQEAKFSRYAAAFMIAVVLSARWPALLLVVGYRLRTAAASTEWTQAVGDACLTMILFLLGCELLRELCRSEGVGEKVFGWPERATASVRNTLEITALVGTPIFGFLLLSQFGELADQQSSQRLLFISILALFVLQIGWLVRPRGPLMKCLSADSPQSLVVRFKKPIWCAVAGAPLAFAILSLVGYHFSAYQLSGRLAETGAAVVAAIVLYSLALRWLEVIGYNRALRDAPAAVRHDEERLVIDSSLSEESVVVEPEPVATVSMHASADSEFRDLLRYAGIMLLVCAGWFIWSEVFPALRVLDRVVLWQNIESVAETVVDSGGGESIKLSDRTVPTTLTDVLMAVLVVVATMMVGRRLPGVVEFVVLERLPMEQGGRQAVAILVRYAATLVGLLFACHIIRLSWGSVQWLAAAMTVGLGFGLQEIFANLVSGLIILFERPIRLTDLVTVGDVTGNVTRMQMRATTITDFDRRELIVPNKKFITDNVINWTLTDPVSRVVLPVGVAYGTDVKKAQGILLRLAKECPYVMREPAPSTLFKSFGDSTLNLELRVFIAKRDVYLDVVNELNLAITREFQKANIEIAFPQRDLHIKSVETLQAILPDVQQQRSAA; the protein is encoded by the coding sequence ATGCCTGTTGTAGCCCCGGGTGCAGTCCCTGTCGCGGCACCGGTGGAGTCGCAGCGCGTGGTGCCAGCAAGCTTTAATGAGTCGCCGTCGCTCGAGACGGCGGTGGTGACGCGCGAGTTACTGGCGTCGGAGTTGGCGGCGATCGAAGCGACGACCGATCTGGCGGAGGAGATTCGTAAAGCTTGCACCGAGCGAATAAACAAAGCGAAGGAATGGATCGACAGCGAAGAGGCGTCGCGGAAGCGTCAGCAGGAGATCGAGGCCTATCTGCCGACGATCGGCGATCTTGTCGCGGAGACCAAGGCGGCGCTCGAGAAGCCTGCCGATGCCGAGTTTGGAGCGAACCCAAGCGGCAATACGATCGCAGAACTGGAGAGCCAGTTGGCGGCGCTGCGTCAGCAGGTGGAAGCGGATGAAGCGCAGTTTGCAGCTAAAGGGAAAGAGCTTGAAGGGCGGACCGCGAGACTGGCGGATCTGGCAAAAGAAGTTGTCGAACTGGAACAGAAGATCGCAGAAAACGCCAAGCAGGCTGCGGCAGCAACTGGTACCGATTTAAACGCTCACGTGCAAGCCTTGGAACTGAGGGCCAAATCACAGTGTCGGCAACAGCAGTTGGTGACGACCAAGTTGGAGCGGCGGCGGTTGGACGAGACGGGGACGTTGTTGCCGTTAGAGCACGATTTGGCGCAGCGCAATCTGAATGGTCGCAAACGGATGTTGGCGCGTTGGCAGACGGCGATCGACCAGTGGCGGAAAGAGGAGTCGCTGCGTCAAGCGACCGAAGCGCGGCGGATCGCCGAGACATCGCATCCGGCTTTGAAGTCGTTGGCTGAACAGAATGCGGAGATCGCAGAGCGCCGGATCGCCACGGCAGCGGGGATCGAACGCGTCACGAAAACGATCAAAGAACTGAAGGAGAAGATCCAGCAGTACGAGGCGGATTTCGAGACGCTGCGCGACAAGGTCGAGCACGCGGGAACGACATCGACGACCGGGTTGTTGTTGCGCAAGCAACGCAGCGAATTGCCGCGGATGTCGGAATTCGAGGAGCGAACGAAATACATTCAAGCGGAGATGCCGGCGGCGCATCTGCAGTTGACCGAATGGAAACAGATGCGGCGCGCCGTCGCCGATCCTGAGGAAGCGGCGGCGGAGATGTTCGATTCGCTCGACGCGTCGTTGGGAGATTACGATCGTCAGCAAGTCATCGACGTCCTGGTACGCGTGCTCCGCGACCGCCGCGATCTGCTGGCCAAAGCGATCCCCGATCAGGATACGCTGCTGCAGGATTTGAATGAACTGGAACTTGTCGATCACCGATTGGAAGCATTGGTTGAGGAGTTTCGCGAGTTTCTGAACCAACGCGTGTTGTGGATTCGCAGCAGCGATGCGATCGAATTAGAGGATGTGCGGGCCGGAATTCAGGGGCTCGGTACGTTGGTCAATCCCGTTCGTTGGGGACAGGTGTTGCGTGTTGCAGGGGTCGATCTGTTGCGACGTCCCGCGGCCGCTCTTTCGCTGTTGGCGTTTGTGATCCTGTTGATCATCTTCCGCGCTCGCTTGCGGCAGACGCAAAGCAATCTGTCCGATCCGCCGGCTGCCGGTCAAGAGGCGAAGTTCTCGCGCTACGCCGCTGCGTTTATGATCGCTGTGGTCTTGTCGGCTCGCTGGCCTGCCCTGCTGTTGGTCGTCGGATATCGCTTGCGGACCGCGGCGGCATCGACCGAATGGACGCAAGCTGTCGGCGACGCCTGTCTGACGATGATCCTGTTTCTGTTGGGCTGCGAGTTGTTGCGCGAACTGTGTCGCAGCGAGGGTGTCGGCGAGAAGGTGTTTGGTTGGCCCGAGCGGGCGACCGCGTCGGTTCGCAATACGTTGGAGATCACAGCACTGGTCGGAACACCGATCTTTGGGTTCTTGCTGCTGTCGCAGTTCGGCGAATTGGCGGACCAGCAAAGCTCGCAGCGGTTGTTGTTCATCTCGATTCTGGCTCTATTTGTTTTGCAGATCGGTTGGTTGGTGCGACCTCGCGGGCCGTTGATGAAATGTCTGTCGGCGGATTCGCCGCAATCGCTTGTGGTGCGATTCAAGAAGCCGATCTGGTGCGCCGTCGCTGGCGCACCGCTGGCGTTTGCGATCCTGTCGCTGGTCGGATATCACTTCTCTGCCTATCAGTTGTCGGGCCGTTTGGCCGAAACGGGAGCTGCGGTGGTGGCGGCGATCGTCCTCTATTCGCTCGCCCTACGATGGTTGGAAGTGATTGGATACAACCGCGCACTGCGAGATGCTCCGGCGGCGGTACGGCACGACGAGGAGCGGTTGGTGATCGATTCGAGCCTGTCCGAGGAGAGCGTGGTTGTTGAGCCCGAACCGGTTGCGACAGTTTCGATGCACGCATCGGCCGACAGCGAATTCCGCGACCTGTTGCGGTACGCGGGGATCATGCTGTTGGTCTGCGCCGGATGGTTTATTTGGTCGGAAGTCTTTCCGGCCCTGCGAGTGTTGGACCGCGTGGTGCTGTGGCAGAACATCGAATCGGTCGCCGAAACGGTTGTCGATTCGGGGGGCGGCGAGTCGATCAAGCTGAGCGACCGAACGGTCCCGACGACACTGACCGATGTCTTGATGGCTGTGTTGGTCGTCGTGGCCACGATGATGGTCGGTCGGCGTTTGCCGGGCGTCGTTGAGTTTGTGGTGTTGGAGCGGTTGCCGATGGAACAAGGAGGCCGCCAGGCAGTGGCGATCTTGGTTCGCTACGCGGCGACGCTTGTCGGGCTGTTGTTCGCGTGTCACATCATCCGACTCTCCTGGGGCAGCGTTCAGTGGCTAGCCGCTGCGATGACTGTGGGGCTAGGTTTTGGTTTGCAGGAGATCTTTGCAAACCTAGTCAGTGGATTGATCATCCTGTTCGAACGTCCGATCCGATTGACCGATCTGGTGACCGTCGGCGATGTGACGGGGAACGTCACGCGGATGCAGATGCGGGCGACGACGATCACCGATTTCGATCGCCGCGAGTTGATCGTGCCCAACAAAAAGTTCATCACCGACAACGTCATCAACTGGACGCTCACCGATCCGGTCAGCCGCGTCGTGTTGCCGGTCGGAGTCGCCTATGGCACCGACGTCAAAAAGGCACAGGGGATTCTGTTGCGGTTGGCGAAAGAGTGTCCGTATGTGATGCGTGAACCAGCGCCATCGACGCTGTTCAAATCGTTTGGCGATAGTACGCTCAACCTGGAACTGCGAGTCTTCATCGCCAAGCGGGATGTCTACTTGGATGTCGTCAACGAATTGAATTTGGCGATCACGCGTGAATTCCAGAAAGCGAATATCGAGATCGCTTTCCCACAACGCGATCTCCACATCAAATCGGTCGAAACGCTCCAGGCGATCCTGCCCGATGTCCAGCAGCAGCGGAGCGCCGCCTGA
- a CDS encoding succinylglutamate desuccinylase/aspartoacylase family protein yields the protein MSAAETQNWFGHDIAPGESLSTELVVSESYSSRNVSIPVNIRRGLQPGPTVFVTAALHGDELNGTGAIRTMLSDKEWSLQSGTVLMIPVLNMLGFERHSRYLPDRRDLNRCFPGSASGSMASRLAKVIFESLIARCDFGIDLHTAAVRRTNFPNVRADLSHPDCRRMAEAFGSGIILQTKGPKGSLRREATRAGCPTIIVEGGEVWKVESSVVECMTRGIFNVLMELKMMSGEPDIPDTQATIRETKWIRAERGGFLAMHVSPGDSIVKGQAIATNSNLLAEDQNRLEAPFSGIIIGMTTLPAVQPGEPVVHIGRLSNPKSVRRHEKQVAGDEVQRTAHEHLATNIQVVDAPAEDNNENVD from the coding sequence ATGAGCGCCGCGGAAACCCAGAATTGGTTCGGCCACGATATCGCCCCGGGAGAGTCGCTGAGCACCGAATTGGTGGTCAGTGAAAGTTACAGCAGCCGAAACGTTTCGATTCCAGTCAACATCCGCCGCGGACTGCAACCAGGCCCGACCGTCTTTGTCACCGCCGCACTGCACGGCGACGAACTCAACGGCACCGGAGCGATTCGGACAATGCTATCGGACAAGGAATGGTCGCTGCAGTCCGGCACCGTGCTGATGATTCCGGTACTGAATATGCTCGGATTTGAACGGCACTCTCGCTACCTGCCCGATCGCCGCGATTTGAACCGCTGCTTTCCCGGATCGGCCTCGGGGAGCATGGCCTCGCGACTCGCCAAAGTGATTTTCGAATCGCTGATCGCCCGCTGCGACTTCGGCATCGACCTGCACACCGCGGCGGTCCGGCGGACAAATTTCCCCAACGTCCGAGCCGACCTCTCCCATCCCGATTGCCGCCGCATGGCCGAAGCCTTCGGATCGGGAATCATCTTGCAAACCAAAGGCCCCAAAGGCTCGCTCCGCCGCGAAGCGACTCGCGCCGGCTGCCCAACGATCATCGTCGAAGGAGGCGAGGTCTGGAAAGTTGAATCGTCGGTCGTCGAATGCATGACCCGCGGGATCTTCAACGTGCTGATGGAGCTGAAGATGATGTCGGGCGAACCGGACATTCCCGACACCCAGGCGACGATTCGCGAAACCAAATGGATCCGCGCCGAGCGAGGCGGCTTCCTCGCGATGCACGTCTCGCCCGGCGACAGCATCGTTAAAGGACAAGCGATCGCCACGAACAGCAATCTGTTAGCCGAAGACCAAAACCGGTTGGAGGCTCCCTTCTCGGGAATCATCATCGGCATGACCACGCTGCCCGCCGTCCAACCAGGCGAACCGGTGGTCCACATCGGCCGATTGTCGAACCCCAAATCGGTCCGCCGACACGAAAAACAAGTCGCCGGCGACGAGGTCCAACGAACCGCTCACGAACACCTGGCAACCAACATCCAAGTCGTCGACGCTCCCGCCGAAGACAACAACGAAAACGTCGATTGA